Proteins encoded by one window of Halictus rubicundus isolate RS-2024b chromosome 18, iyHalRubi1_principal, whole genome shotgun sequence:
- the LOC143362796 gene encoding general odorant-binding protein 83a-like: protein MKNLSIVFAIGLLFMIVTIWETESKKVTLEEAKNTVKNLRKPCAKKTNATKELLDGQHKGEFPEDERLMCYMRCILTTTKTLRNDEVQYEWFVKNARLMLEEKYVPRVEHVVEVCRNEVPTTLKGCELAWEFGKCVWSVDPELYIAP, encoded by the exons ATGAAGAACCTCAGCATCGTTTTCGCGATAGGCTTACTGTTCATGATCGTGACCATCTGGGAGACCGAGAGC AAAAAAGTCACCTTAGAAGAAGCCAAAAACACGGTTAAAAACCTGAGAAAACCTTGCGCGAAGAAGACAAATGCAACCAAGG AACTGTTAGACGGACAACATAAGGGCGAGTTCCCGGAGGATGAGAGATTGATGTGCTACATGAGGTGCATACTTACCACGACGAAGACC TTGAGAAACGACGAGGTGCAATACGAATGGTTCGTTAAGAACGCTCGCCTCATGTTAGAAGAAAAGTATGTCCCGCGTGTCGAGCATGTGGTCGAGGTTTGTCGAAACGAAG TGCCCACGACGTTGAAGGGTTGCGAGCTCGCGTGGGAATTCGGCAAATGTGTTTGGAGCGTCGATCCCGAA